From one Gemella morbillorum genomic stretch:
- the rplA gene encoding 50S ribosomal protein L1 yields the protein MAKKGKKYLEAAKLVDSSSLYSVVEAIELAKKTSTVKFDATVEVAFRLGVDTRKNDQQVRGAVVLPKGTGKTAKVLVFAKGDKAAEAEAAGADYVGQGEYITKIQQGWFDFDVIVATPDMMGEVGKIGRVLGPKGLMPNPKTGTVTMDVTKAVNEIKAGKVEYRAEKAGVVHTPIGKVSFSTEDLVENFKAVQEALAKAKPAAAKGTYFKSVAVTTTMGPGVRVNTAEFK from the coding sequence ATGGCAAAAAAAGGTAAAAAATATCTTGAAGCAGCTAAATTAGTAGATTCTTCTAGTCTATACTCTGTAGTAGAAGCAATCGAATTAGCTAAAAAAACAAGTACAGTAAAATTTGACGCAACTGTAGAAGTTGCATTCCGTCTAGGAGTTGACACTCGTAAAAACGATCAACAAGTTCGTGGAGCTGTTGTACTTCCAAAAGGAACTGGTAAAACTGCTAAAGTTTTAGTATTCGCTAAAGGTGATAAAGCAGCTGAAGCTGAAGCAGCAGGAGCTGACTACGTAGGACAAGGTGAATATATCACTAAAATCCAACAAGGTTGGTTTGATTTTGACGTAATCGTTGCTACTCCAGATATGATGGGAGAAGTTGGTAAAATTGGTCGTGTATTAGGACCTAAAGGATTAATGCCAAACCCTAAAACTGGTACAGTAACTATGGACGTTACAAAAGCAGTTAATGAAATCAAAGCTGGTAAAGTTGAATACCGTGCTGAAAAAGCTGGTGTTGTTCACACTCCAATCGGTAAAGTTTCATTCTCTACTGAAGATTTAGTAGAAAACTTCAAAGCTGTTCAAGAAGCTTTAGCTAAAGCTAAACCAGCTGCTGCTAAAGGTACTTACTTCAAATCTGTAGCTGTTACTACAACTATGGGACCTGGAGTTCGTGTTAATACAGCTGAATTCAAATAA
- the rplK gene encoding 50S ribosomal protein L11 has protein sequence MAKKIIKVVKLQVPAGKANPAPPVGPALGQAGVNIMGFCKEFNARTQDQAGLIIPVVISVYEDRSFTFVTKTPPAPVLLKKAAKIDKASAVPNRDKVATVSKAQVQEIAELKMEDLNAASLEAAMRMIEGTARSMGILIGE, from the coding sequence GTGGCTAAAAAAATTATAAAAGTAGTTAAATTACAAGTACCAGCAGGTAAAGCTAACCCAGCTCCACCAGTTGGTCCAGCGTTAGGTCAAGCTGGTGTAAACATCATGGGATTCTGTAAAGAATTCAATGCTCGTACACAAGACCAAGCAGGATTAATTATCCCAGTGGTAATTTCAGTATATGAAGACCGTTCATTTACTTTCGTTACTAAAACACCACCGGCTCCAGTATTACTTAAAAAAGCTGCTAAAATTGACAAAGCATCTGCTGTCCCTAACCGTGACAAAGTTGCTACAGTTTCAAAAGCACAAGTTCAAGAAATCGCTGAGCTAAAAATGGAAGATTTAAACGCAGCTTCTCTAGAAGCAGCAATGCGTATGATCGAAGGTACTGCAAGAAGTATGGGTATCTTAATAGGAGAATAG
- the rny gene encoding ribonuclease Y codes for MIYGIISVAALLVGLLFGYIISKNSIQKRLELSKQDAEHIIGEAKKEARYIVEKETTIAKKEAEEIINIANKEVEFKKQDIQRQEDRILQKESSLERQTELLNKKDELLSSREMKLEEKSQLLDEKSNEVGQLKIQQETELQRIANLTEEQAREEIMATVEADMAKDMAIYIRNKELEAKSTADKRAKELIVQSLQRFATDVVSETTVSVVDLPSDDMKGRIIGREGRNIRTLETLTGVDLIIDDTPEAVILSGYDPIRREVAKSAIKSLIDDGRIHPSKIEEAVDKAKRNIDQVIRDAGEQATFDLGIHNMHPDLVKIVGKLKYRTSYGQNGLQHSMEVAYISGLIAAELDLDVALARRAGLLHDIGKALDHEVEGSHVEIGVALALKYKENAIVVNAIASHHGDTEPTNPISVIVATADALSASRPGARRESLEHYIKRLQKLEEIANEHKGVEKTFAIQAGREIRVIVNPQEVDDTKTYKIAKEVKNKIEETMQYPGNIKVNVIREVRAVKLAR; via the coding sequence ATGATTTATGGAATAATCAGTGTTGCAGCTTTACTTGTTGGACTTTTATTTGGATATATTATTTCAAAAAATTCGATTCAAAAAAGATTAGAATTATCTAAACAAGATGCAGAACATATTATTGGTGAAGCGAAAAAAGAAGCAAGATATATAGTAGAAAAAGAAACTACTATTGCAAAAAAAGAAGCTGAAGAGATAATTAATATTGCAAATAAAGAAGTAGAATTTAAAAAGCAAGATATTCAAAGACAAGAAGATAGAATTCTTCAAAAAGAATCTTCATTAGAACGTCAAACAGAACTTTTAAACAAAAAAGATGAATTGTTAAGTTCTAGAGAGATGAAATTGGAAGAAAAGTCTCAATTACTTGATGAAAAAAGTAATGAGGTTGGTCAACTTAAGATTCAACAAGAAACAGAGTTGCAAAGAATTGCAAACTTAACAGAAGAACAAGCTCGTGAAGAGATTATGGCTACAGTGGAAGCTGATATGGCCAAAGATATGGCAATCTATATTAGAAATAAAGAGTTAGAAGCAAAAAGTACAGCGGATAAACGTGCTAAGGAACTTATTGTTCAGTCATTACAACGTTTTGCTACAGATGTTGTTAGTGAGACAACAGTATCAGTAGTAGATCTTCCCAGTGATGATATGAAAGGACGTATTATTGGACGTGAGGGTAGAAATATCCGTACTTTAGAAACTTTAACTGGGGTAGATTTAATTATCGATGATACTCCAGAAGCAGTTATCTTATCAGGATATGATCCAATTCGTCGAGAAGTGGCTAAATCAGCTATTAAATCACTTATTGATGACGGACGTATTCATCCTTCTAAAATTGAAGAAGCTGTAGATAAAGCAAAAAGAAATATTGATCAAGTAATTCGTGATGCAGGAGAGCAAGCTACATTTGATTTAGGTATTCATAATATGCATCCTGATTTAGTAAAAATAGTAGGTAAGTTGAAATATAGAACAAGTTATGGACAAAATGGACTTCAACACTCAATGGAAGTAGCTTATATTTCTGGGCTTATTGCTGCTGAATTGGACTTAGATGTTGCATTAGCTCGACGTGCAGGATTGCTTCATGATATTGGTAAAGCGCTTGATCATGAAGTTGAAGGTTCACACGTTGAAATTGGTGTTGCGTTAGCTCTTAAATATAAGGAAAATGCGATTGTGGTTAATGCAATTGCTTCGCACCACGGAGATACAGAACCAACAAATCCTATTTCAGTTATAGTTGCCACTGCGGATGCACTTTCAGCATCTCGCCCAGGAGCAAGAAGAGAGTCATTAGAACATTATATTAAACGTCTACAAAAACTTGAGGAAATTGCAAATGAACATAAAGGTGTTGAGAAGACCTTTGCTATTCAGGCGGGTCGTGAGATTCGTGTAATTGTAAACCCTCAAGAAGTTGACGATACGAAAACTTATAAAATTGCCAAAGAAGTAAAAAATAAAATCGAAGAAACGATGCAATATCCGGGTAATATTAAAGTCAATGTTATTCGCGAAGTAAGAGCTGTTAAGCTAGCAAGATAA
- a CDS encoding formate/nitrite transporter family protein, with protein sequence MANMTKTYLEPQEIYEYTSKKGVAKATANLKYMLSLGFLGGAFISVGYLAYIRVAGTLPHEWGGLGTLLGAAVFPIGLICILVGGGELITSNMMAVTLSVFDKKLKPSLLLKNLIVITLANLVGALFVAYFLGHLTGLTEGAVFEKTVHTAEAKINANYIQMICSGIGCNWLVGMGAWLAFCAKDTSGKIIGVWFPIMTFVAIGFQHVVANMFVIPAAMFGGANITMGQFLNNMVGVFIGNYLGGAILVAGLYTLAYKKKNTESNS encoded by the coding sequence ATGGCAAATATGACAAAAACATATCTAGAGCCGCAGGAAATTTATGAATATACTAGTAAGAAAGGTGTTGCAAAAGCTACTGCTAATCTTAAATATATGCTTAGTTTAGGTTTCTTAGGGGGAGCATTTATTTCAGTTGGTTATCTGGCATATATTCGTGTAGCAGGGACATTACCACATGAATGGGGTGGATTAGGAACTCTTTTAGGGGCAGCTGTATTCCCTATTGGACTTATATGTATTTTAGTAGGTGGGGGAGAATTAATTACAAGTAATATGATGGCCGTTACGTTATCTGTATTTGATAAAAAATTAAAACCGTCGTTATTATTAAAAAATTTAATTGTTATTACACTAGCTAACTTAGTTGGAGCTTTATTTGTTGCATACTTTTTAGGACATCTAACAGGTCTTACAGAAGGAGCAGTTTTTGAAAAAACTGTACATACAGCAGAGGCAAAGATTAATGCAAATTATATTCAAATGATTTGTTCAGGAATAGGTTGTAACTGGCTTGTTGGAATGGGAGCTTGGCTTGCATTCTGTGCTAAAGATACGAGTGGAAAAATTATAGGTGTTTGGTTCCCTATAATGACATTCGTTGCTATTGGATTCCAACACGTTGTGGCAAATATGTTTGTAATTCCAGCAGCTATGTTTGGAGGAGCAAACATTACTATGGGACAATTTTTAAATAACATGGTAGGTGTATTTATAGGAAACTATTTAGGTGGAGCTATCTTAGTAGCAGGGCTATATACATTAGCATATAAAAAGAAAAATACAGAAAGTAATAGTTAA
- a CDS encoding branched-chain amino acid aminotransferase, translated as MTKLTVNDIRVELTTSPKEKTPDDKLGFGKVFTDHMFVMDWTPEKGWYDPRIVPYGPIPMSPALNVLHYGQSIFEGMKAYMANGEPVLFRPEQNFRRLNKSADRIALPELDEEFALAALKKLISIDKDWIPKSEGTSLYVRPFVFGAEEALGVHPNNEVKFIIILSPSGSYFKAGLQPNKIFVEHEYVRAVRGGFGFAKTAGNYAGSLKGQKKAQELGYSQSLWLDGVEQKYIEEGGAMNIFFKIDGVFVTPELNGSILPGITRASVIELLKSLGEKVEERKLSLDEVYEAYDNGKLDEVFLCGTAAVIAPVGELFDGTKKLEIIKDGKPGEWTSKIYDLLTGIQLGKVEDKFGWVVKVEE; from the coding sequence ATGACAAAATTAACAGTAAATGATATCAGAGTAGAGCTTACTACTTCCCCAAAAGAAAAGACACCAGATGATAAATTAGGTTTTGGTAAAGTATTTACAGACCACATGTTCGTTATGGACTGGACTCCAGAAAAAGGTTGGTATGATCCACGTATCGTTCCATACGGTCCAATCCCAATGTCTCCAGCTCTAAACGTCCTACATTATGGTCAAAGCATCTTTGAAGGAATGAAGGCGTATATGGCTAACGGAGAGCCTGTTTTATTCCGTCCTGAGCAAAACTTCAGACGTTTAAATAAATCTGCTGACCGTATTGCTCTTCCTGAACTTGATGAAGAGTTTGCATTAGCAGCATTGAAAAAATTAATTTCTATAGATAAAGATTGGATTCCAAAGTCTGAAGGAACATCATTATATGTTAGACCATTTGTTTTCGGAGCTGAAGAAGCTTTAGGAGTTCATCCAAATAATGAAGTTAAATTTATCATTATTTTATCTCCATCAGGAAGTTACTTTAAAGCTGGTTTACAGCCTAATAAAATCTTTGTTGAACACGAATATGTTCGTGCAGTTCGCGGTGGATTTGGTTTCGCTAAAACTGCCGGTAACTATGCCGGGTCTCTTAAAGGACAGAAAAAAGCACAAGAACTTGGCTATTCTCAATCACTATGGCTAGATGGTGTTGAACAAAAATACATTGAAGAAGGTGGTGCTATGAATATCTTCTTCAAAATTGATGGAGTGTTTGTTACACCGGAACTAAATGGATCTATCCTTCCAGGTATTACGCGTGCATCAGTAATCGAACTACTTAAATCACTGGGAGAAAAAGTAGAAGAAAGAAAATTATCTTTAGACGAAGTTTACGAAGCGTATGACAATGGTAAACTTGATGAGGTATTCTTATGTGGTACTGCTGCTGTAATTGCTCCAGTTGGAGAATTATTCGATGGAACTAAGAAATTAGAAATTATAAAAGATGGCAAACCAGGTGAATGGACAAGTAAAATTTACGACCTACTTACTGGAATCCAACTTGGAAAAGTTGAAGATAAGTTTGGTTGGGTAGTAAAAGTAGAAGAATAA
- the tmk gene encoding dTMP kinase yields MKGKFITVEGSDGSGKTTFINSATEYLIKKGYKVITTREPGGTVFSEKVRELLFDSSNEIDAKTESLLFCVSRRDHIIKKIIPYVEEGYIVICDRFVDSSIAYQSYGRGLNKQDIIDINKYTTDGLEPDLTLYFNVDVEIGLSRTKGRDENNRMDNESLKFYKDVKRGYDELSNDYKKRIKVIDANQDYEKVEKDAFKILEGFLNNEF; encoded by the coding sequence ATGAAAGGAAAATTCATAACTGTAGAAGGATCTGATGGTTCAGGGAAAACTACATTTATTAATTCTGCAACTGAATATTTAATAAAAAAAGGTTATAAAGTGATAACTACTCGTGAACCTGGGGGTACAGTATTTAGTGAAAAAGTTCGTGAACTTTTATTTGATAGTTCAAATGAAATAGATGCTAAAACAGAGAGTTTACTGTTTTGCGTAAGTAGACGTGATCATATTATAAAAAAAATAATTCCATATGTAGAAGAAGGATATATAGTTATTTGTGACCGTTTTGTTGATAGTTCTATAGCATATCAAAGCTACGGTAGAGGACTTAATAAACAAGATATAATTGATATTAATAAATATACTACTGATGGTTTAGAGCCTGATTTAACTCTATATTTTAATGTAGATGTGGAAATAGGGTTATCTCGTACAAAAGGTCGTGATGAAAATAATCGAATGGACAATGAAAGTTTGAAGTTTTATAAAGATGTAAAACGTGGATATGATGAACTTTCTAATGATTATAAAAAACGTATAAAGGTTATCGATGCAAATCAAGATTATGAAAAAGTAGAGAAAGACGCATTTAAAATATTGGAAGGATTTTTAAACAATGAATTTTAA
- a CDS encoding DNA polymerase III subunit delta' — translation MNFNKDDIAVKSLTNSLKNNKLSHAYLVVSEDSLYCDEFILQFVKAVFCLDNNSKDFKNCGKCKNCTSIEHNNYVDFYKVDTETSIKKEEIQLLKKEFSIKSYYGKKIYWIKDIEKMTDQAANSLLKFLEEPEEDIIAILSCKNTSAVLPTIISRCQQIKLVGKKEEKLEGKEFLEKIIFEFKNKFEYKKHFANIYLLNELKNKEEILDFFETVNKKIEISYTMSSSLENIKNISRVHEKVLQAIYDIKANVNSVLVLEKFLFSLILDENRLDFLGE, via the coding sequence ATGAATTTTAATAAAGACGATATTGCTGTAAAATCTTTAACAAATTCATTAAAAAATAATAAACTATCCCATGCCTATCTAGTAGTAAGTGAGGATAGTTTATATTGTGATGAGTTTATTTTACAATTTGTTAAAGCAGTTTTTTGTTTAGATAATAATTCTAAAGACTTTAAAAATTGTGGGAAATGTAAAAATTGCACTAGCATAGAACATAATAACTATGTAGACTTCTATAAAGTAGATACTGAAACGTCAATAAAAAAAGAAGAGATACAATTACTAAAAAAAGAATTTAGTATTAAGTCCTACTATGGAAAAAAGATATATTGGATAAAAGACATAGAGAAAATGACTGATCAAGCAGCTAATAGTCTGCTTAAATTTTTAGAAGAGCCAGAAGAAGACATAATAGCTATTTTGAGTTGTAAAAATACAAGTGCAGTTTTACCAACAATAATTTCACGTTGCCAGCAAATTAAGCTTGTAGGAAAAAAAGAGGAAAAACTAGAAGGTAAAGAATTTTTAGAAAAAATAATTTTTGAATTTAAAAATAAATTTGAGTATAAAAAACACTTTGCAAATATTTATCTTTTAAACGAATTAAAAAATAAGGAAGAGATACTTGATTTTTTTGAAACAGTTAATAAGAAAATAGAAATTAGCTATACTATGTCCTCTTCTTTAGAAAATATAAAGAATATCAGTCGAGTTCATGAAAAAGTGTTACAGGCAATTTATGATATAAAAGCTAATGTAAATTCAGTATTAGTGTTAGAAAAATTTTTATTTTCACTTATCCTTGATGAAAATAGGCTAGATTTTCTTGGAGAGTAG
- a CDS encoding tRNA1(Val) (adenine(37)-N6)-methyltransferase, with product MTENIREDIVSKNYKILQKIDHYSMSTDSFLLPYFSNVPKSSKKKIIELCSGNGGISIILREKSQAQIEMLEIQEDLVELSRRSIELNKLTGINVKNGDIKKIKDYYKPSSFDYVICNPPYFPVKNMPNQREKFNHNISRHEILCNLSDVIKSIKYLLKQNGKFSLVHRTYRISDIISECGKNSLAIKRIRFVYSKESSDNSKIVLVEGSISNVSDIKVEQPLYIYKEDDTYTEEMKKVYGIDS from the coding sequence ATGACTGAGAACATAAGAGAAGATATAGTATCTAAAAATTATAAAATTTTACAAAAAATAGACCATTATAGTATGTCGACAGATTCTTTTTTATTACCTTATTTTTCCAATGTTCCTAAAAGTTCTAAAAAGAAGATAATAGAGCTTTGTAGTGGGAATGGAGGAATTTCTATTATTTTACGTGAGAAAAGTCAAGCACAGATAGAAATGTTAGAAATTCAAGAAGATTTGGTAGAATTAAGTAGAAGAAGTATTGAACTTAATAAACTAACTGGAATAAATGTTAAAAATGGAGATATAAAGAAAATAAAAGATTATTATAAGCCATCATCGTTTGATTATGTAATATGTAATCCGCCTTATTTTCCAGTGAAAAATATGCCTAACCAAAGGGAAAAGTTTAATCATAATATCTCACGTCATGAAATATTATGTAATCTTAGTGATGTTATAAAATCTATAAAGTATTTATTGAAGCAAAATGGTAAATTTAGTCTAGTTCATCGCACATATCGTATTTCTGATATAATATCAGAATGTGGAAAAAATAGTTTAGCAATAAAGAGAATAAGATTTGTTTATAGTAAAGAATCTAGTGATAACAGCAAAATAGTGTTAGTAGAGGGAAGTATTTCTAACGTAAGTGACATAAAAGTCGAACAACCTTTATATATCTATAAAGAAGATGATACATATACAGAAGAAATGAAGAAGGTGTACGGAATTGACAGTTAG
- a CDS encoding GIY-YIG nuclease family protein — MTVSYIYVVECADKSFYTGYTTDIVRRIKLHNAKKGAKYTRARGPVTLVYFEEYETKSEATKAESSFKKLTRMQKEKYILVNTNKEKKEKIKNYNKKIKED; from the coding sequence TTGACAGTTAGTTATATATATGTAGTAGAATGTGCAGATAAAAGTTTTTATACAGGATATACTACAGATATAGTGCGTAGAATAAAATTGCATAATGCTAAAAAAGGAGCTAAGTACACTAGGGCAAGAGGCCCTGTCACTTTGGTATACTTTGAGGAGTATGAAACAAAAAGTGAAGCGACAAAAGCAGAAAGTTCGTTTAAGAAACTAACTCGTATGCAAAAAGAAAAATATATTTTAGTGAATACTAATAAGGAAAAAAAAGAGAAGATAAAAAACTATAATAAAAAAATAAAGGAGGATTAA
- the rsmI gene encoding 16S rRNA (cytidine(1402)-2'-O)-methyltransferase produces MLYLVATPIGNLEDITLRALKVLKSVEILACEDTRNTQKLLNHYEITGKKLISYHEHNEEKTSEKIISYLEEGREVALVTDAGMPCISDPGYILVEKIKKAGLPITTLPGANAGLTALVASGIESYNYTFYGFLPRKSKDLKLKLEEILKMNTTSILYESPYRVKNLVEEISKISPTRKISVARELTKMFEQIETSSAEEILEMLGNKIKEKGEFVVIISPNKDEKSEEVNVDELVELIYQKVQSGVKKSEAIKNIAKEFGINKKEVYSLYHEKYD; encoded by the coding sequence ATGTTATATTTAGTGGCAACTCCTATAGGTAATCTTGAGGATATAACTTTAAGAGCGTTAAAAGTTTTAAAAAGCGTAGAAATTTTAGCATGCGAAGACACAAGAAATACGCAAAAATTGCTAAATCATTATGAAATAACAGGTAAAAAGTTAATAAGTTATCATGAGCATAATGAAGAAAAAACGAGTGAAAAAATTATAAGTTATTTAGAAGAGGGAAGGGAAGTAGCACTTGTTACAGACGCGGGAATGCCTTGTATTTCTGATCCCGGATATATTTTGGTAGAAAAAATAAAAAAGGCAGGGCTTCCTATTACGACATTACCTGGAGCGAATGCTGGATTAACAGCCTTAGTAGCTAGTGGTATTGAATCTTATAATTATACATTTTATGGATTTTTACCTAGAAAATCAAAAGATTTAAAGCTGAAATTAGAAGAAATTTTAAAAATGAATACTACTTCTATTTTATACGAATCACCTTATCGAGTGAAAAATCTAGTAGAAGAGATTTCAAAAATTTCCCCAACTAGAAAGATTTCCGTGGCTCGAGAATTAACAAAAATGTTTGAGCAAATAGAAACTTCTTCAGCAGAAGAAATTCTAGAGATGTTAGGAAATAAGATAAAAGAAAAAGGAGAGTTTGTTGTTATAATTTCTCCAAATAAAGATGAGAAGTCAGAAGAAGTTAATGTTGATGAGTTAGTAGAACTTATTTACCAAAAAGTTCAAAGTGGGGTAAAGAAATCTGAAGCTATAAAAAATATTGCAAAAGAATTTGGTATAAATAAGAAAGAGGTCTATAGTTTGTATCATGAAAAGTATGATTAG
- a CDS encoding TrkH family potassium uptake protein codes for MNYKMIFYVLARMLKLLAGLLVVPMIVSLIYKEPSNVTVAFLAASIISFVLYSTINTITDDDSERDFYKREGFVIVTLTWIAFSLIGALPFYLSGEIPSYIDSLFETVSGFTTTGSTILQDIESLSKSLLFWRSFTHFIGGMGVIVFALAILPRSPHTIHIAKAEVPGPYFGKVVSSMKQTARYLYGIYIALTAILFVLLLSGGIGIFDSINLAFSTAGTGGFAPRNLGIGYYNSTYITVVIAIFMLIFSMNLSLIYFIIFKHYFKVLKSEELRWFLGMISILFVIMFLDIYRSYDTPNHSLLDVFFTVSSIVSTTGFTYNDFNIWPVFSKMIILILMLVGGCTGGTAGGIKIPRLIFFIKNAKQSIGKALNPRKISMFKIDGKVIKDTTPLANYLLLFGFIFVIILFLVTFQINDFEDAISLTVTSISNAGPAFNHFGPMSNFSAIPYFTKVILCFSMLLGRLELIPLVVFFSAKTWTKRRKKAKTTNFHK; via the coding sequence ATGAACTATAAAATGATTTTTTACGTTCTTGCTAGGATGCTAAAATTGTTAGCTGGATTATTAGTTGTCCCTATGATAGTATCTTTAATTTACAAAGAGCCTTCGAATGTTACAGTAGCTTTTCTTGCTGCATCCATAATTAGTTTTGTTTTGTATTCTACTATTAATACAATTACTGATGATGACAGTGAACGTGATTTCTACAAAAGAGAAGGATTTGTTATTGTAACTCTGACTTGGATTGCATTTTCTCTTATAGGTGCATTACCTTTTTACCTATCTGGGGAAATTCCTAGTTATATCGATAGTCTTTTTGAAACAGTTAGTGGTTTTACAACGACAGGTTCTACTATTCTGCAAGATATAGAAAGTTTAAGTAAAAGTCTCCTATTTTGGAGAAGTTTCACCCACTTTATAGGAGGTATGGGGGTTATTGTTTTTGCGTTAGCTATTCTACCGCGTTCTCCTCATACAATTCATATTGCGAAAGCTGAAGTTCCTGGACCATATTTTGGGAAAGTAGTATCATCTATGAAACAAACCGCAAGATATTTATACGGAATTTATATAGCTTTAACAGCAATTTTGTTTGTTCTGTTATTATCTGGTGGTATTGGTATATTTGATAGTATTAATCTAGCATTTTCTACTGCTGGAACTGGTGGATTTGCTCCAAGAAACCTTGGTATTGGTTATTACAATAGTACTTACATAACTGTAGTTATTGCTATATTCATGCTTATATTTTCAATGAATTTAAGTTTAATATATTTTATTATCTTTAAACATTATTTTAAAGTTTTAAAAAGTGAAGAATTACGTTGGTTTTTAGGGATGATAAGTATTTTATTTGTAATTATGTTTTTAGATATTTATCGTTCTTATGATACTCCTAACCACAGTTTATTAGATGTTTTCTTTACAGTATCATCTATAGTTTCTACAACCGGGTTTACTTATAATGATTTTAATATCTGGCCAGTTTTTTCTAAAATGATTATTCTTATTTTAATGCTTGTTGGAGGATGTACAGGAGGTACAGCAGGTGGAATTAAGATACCTCGTCTAATATTCTTTATAAAAAACGCCAAACAATCTATTGGTAAGGCACTTAACCCAAGGAAAATATCAATGTTTAAAATAGATGGTAAAGTTATAAAAGATACTACACCGCTTGCTAATTATTTATTATTATTTGGATTTATTTTTGTTATTATATTATTTTTAGTAACATTCCAAATAAATGATTTTGAAGATGCAATTTCATTAACCGTTACTTCTATTAGTAATGCTGGACCAGCCTTTAATCATTTTGGTCCGATGAGTAACTTTTCAGCAATACCCTACTTTACAAAAGTAATTCTATGTTTTTCTATGCTACTTGGTCGTTTAGAATTGATACCATTGGTTGTATTCTTCTCTGCTAAAACGTGGACAAAACGAAGAAAAAAAGCAAAAACTACCAATTTTCATAAATAA